A window from Pseudomonas frederiksbergensis encodes these proteins:
- a CDS encoding malic enzyme-like NAD(P)-binding protein, protein MSDLKTAALEYHAHPRPGKLSVELTKATATARDLSLAYSPGVAEPVREIARDPELAYKYTGKGNLVAVISDGTAILGLGNLGPLASKPVMEGKGVLFKRFAGIDVFDIEVDSESPQAFIDTVKRISITFGGINLEDIKAPECFEIERALIEQCDIPVFHDDQHGTAIVTAAGMINALEIAGKTLADAKIVCLGAGAAAISCMKLLVSMGANIENIFMVDRTGVIHSGRDDLNQYKAVFAHSTEKRTLADALKGADVFVGLSGPNLLSAEGLKSMAANPIVFACSNPDPEIAPELAHATRDDVIMATGRSDYPNQVNNVLGFPFIFRGALDVRAKRINEEMKVAAANALRELAKLPVPQEVCDAYGGIKLEFGREYIIPKPMDARLITVISDAVAKAAIETGVATLPYPKNYPLKSVDDVFNG, encoded by the coding sequence ATGTCTGATCTGAAAACTGCCGCTCTCGAATATCACGCCCATCCCCGTCCAGGGAAGCTGAGTGTCGAGCTCACCAAGGCCACCGCTACCGCCCGCGACCTGTCGCTGGCCTACAGCCCCGGCGTAGCCGAACCAGTACGCGAAATCGCCCGCGATCCTGAACTGGCCTACAAATACACCGGCAAAGGCAACCTGGTTGCAGTCATTTCCGATGGCACCGCAATTCTCGGCCTGGGTAACCTTGGCCCATTGGCTTCCAAGCCAGTCATGGAAGGTAAAGGCGTGCTGTTCAAGCGCTTCGCCGGCATCGACGTTTTCGACATCGAAGTCGACTCCGAAAGCCCGCAAGCCTTCATCGACACCGTCAAGCGTATCTCCATCACCTTCGGTGGCATCAATCTGGAAGACATCAAGGCACCTGAGTGCTTTGAGATCGAACGTGCTCTGATCGAGCAGTGCGACATTCCGGTATTCCACGATGACCAGCACGGCACCGCGATCGTTACTGCGGCCGGCATGATCAACGCCCTGGAAATCGCTGGCAAAACCCTCGCCGACGCCAAGATCGTCTGCCTGGGCGCCGGTGCTGCCGCCATCTCCTGCATGAAACTGCTGGTGAGCATGGGTGCCAACATCGAAAACATCTTCATGGTTGACCGTACCGGCGTGATCCACTCCGGCCGTGACGACCTGAACCAGTACAAGGCTGTTTTCGCTCACTCGACTGAAAAACGCACGCTGGCCGATGCCCTGAAAGGCGCGGACGTGTTCGTGGGCCTGTCCGGCCCGAACCTGCTGAGCGCTGAAGGCCTGAAGTCCATGGCGGCCAACCCGATCGTGTTCGCGTGCTCCAACCCTGATCCGGAAATCGCCCCGGAACTGGCTCACGCCACCCGTGACGATGTGATCATGGCCACCGGCCGTTCGGACTACCCGAACCAGGTCAACAACGTGCTGGGCTTCCCGTTCATCTTCCGTGGTGCCCTGGACGTTCGCGCCAAGCGCATCAACGAAGAAATGAAAGTGGCTGCGGCCAACGCCCTTCGTGAACTGGCCAAACTGCCGGTTCCACAGGAAGTGTGCGACGCCTACGGCGGCATCAAGCTGGAATTCGGTCGTGAGTACATCATTCCGAAACCAATGGATGCCCGCCTGATCACCGTGATCTCCGATGCCGTGGCCAAGGCTGCAATCGAGACCGGCGTAGCGACCCTGCCGTATCCGAAGAACTACCCGCTGAAAAGCGTGGATGACGTGTTCAACGGCTAA
- a CDS encoding penicillin-binding protein 1A: MRLLKFFGWSIVAVFCGLLLGLSGAFLYLSPGLPSVEALRSIQLQIPLRVYSSDNKLIAEFGEMRRTPIRFADIPPNFINALLSAEDDNFANHYGVDPGSLMRAATQLIKSGHIQSGGSTITMQVAKNFFLTSERSFSRKTTEILLALQIERQLTKDEILELYVNKIYLGNRAYGIEAAAQVYYGKSIRDVSLAQMAMIAGLPKAPSRFNPLANPARSKERRDWILGRMYKLGKITEADYTTAINEPLNASYHVPTPEVNAPYIAEMARAEMVGRYGSDAYTEGFRVTTTVPSNLQEMANTALHEGLMTYDQRHGYRGPESRLPGKTREAWTTELTKQRTISSLEPAIVTQVDKTGLQVLTRTGEEHVSWDTMKWARPFLNTNSMGANPKQPSDVAQVGDLIRVQRQPDNSLKFSQIPQVQGALVSLDPQNGAIRSLVGGFAFEQSNYNRAMQAKRQPGSSFKPFVYSAALDNGYTAASLVNDAPIVFVDEYLDKVWRPKNDTNTFLGPIRMREALYKSRNLVSIRLLQALGVDRTIDYISKFGFNKQDLPRNLSLALGTATLTPMEIATGWSTFANGGYKITPYIIDKIESRNGDTLFVANPPSVPKGNVVTDGIAAPVAANAFTVSATPGEALTAQPAPQTPAVAERIVDGRTTYILNSMLEDVIKLGTGRRALALGRSDIAGKTGTTNESKDAWFSGYNADYVTTVWTGFDQPESLGRKEFGGTVALPIWMSYMGAALKDLPPHTQPEPEGILSLRVDPISGRAASPGTPGAYFELFKAEDTPPSANELGNGIAPGSPLPADEAAPIDLF, translated from the coding sequence ATTCGTCTGCTGAAATTTTTCGGTTGGTCCATCGTCGCCGTTTTCTGCGGACTGCTCCTCGGTCTTAGCGGCGCCTTTCTCTACCTTAGTCCGGGATTACCATCCGTGGAGGCTCTGAGAAGCATCCAGTTGCAGATTCCTTTGCGGGTCTACAGCAGCGACAACAAGCTGATCGCAGAATTTGGCGAAATGCGCCGCACACCGATCCGGTTCGCCGACATTCCGCCCAATTTCATTAATGCGTTACTAAGTGCTGAAGACGACAACTTCGCCAATCATTACGGTGTCGATCCTGGCAGCCTGATGCGCGCGGCCACCCAGTTGATAAAAAGCGGACACATTCAGTCCGGTGGCAGCACCATCACCATGCAGGTGGCGAAGAATTTCTTCCTGACCAGCGAACGCAGCTTCTCGCGCAAAACCACTGAAATTCTCCTGGCCCTGCAGATTGAACGGCAGTTGACCAAGGACGAGATTCTCGAGTTGTACGTCAACAAGATCTATCTGGGCAACCGTGCTTATGGCATCGAGGCCGCCGCGCAGGTTTACTACGGCAAGTCGATTCGTGATGTCAGCCTGGCGCAGATGGCGATGATCGCCGGCCTGCCAAAAGCCCCTTCGCGCTTCAACCCGCTGGCCAATCCGGCCCGCAGCAAGGAGCGACGCGACTGGATCCTTGGGCGCATGTACAAGCTCGGCAAAATCACCGAAGCCGACTACACGACCGCGATCAACGAACCGCTGAACGCCAGTTATCACGTGCCGACCCCGGAAGTGAACGCACCGTACATCGCTGAAATGGCCCGCGCCGAAATGGTCGGCCGTTATGGCAGCGACGCCTATACCGAGGGTTTCCGCGTCACCACCACGGTGCCGAGCAACCTGCAGGAAATGGCCAACACCGCACTCCATGAAGGGTTGATGACCTACGACCAGCGCCATGGTTATCGCGGACCGGAGTCGCGCCTGCCGGGCAAGACTCGCGAGGCCTGGACAACCGAGCTGACCAAGCAACGCACCATCAGCAGCCTTGAGCCCGCCATCGTCACCCAGGTCGACAAGACCGGCCTGCAAGTGCTGACCCGTACCGGTGAGGAACATGTCAGCTGGGACACCATGAAATGGGCGCGGCCGTTCCTCAACACCAACAGCATGGGCGCCAACCCGAAACAGCCTTCGGACGTCGCCCAGGTCGGCGACCTGATTCGTGTGCAGCGCCAGCCAGACAACTCGCTGAAATTCAGTCAGATCCCACAGGTTCAGGGCGCCCTGGTTTCCCTCGATCCGCAGAACGGTGCAATTCGTTCCCTGGTCGGCGGCTTCGCCTTCGAACAGAGCAACTACAACCGCGCCATGCAGGCCAAGCGCCAGCCGGGCTCGAGCTTCAAGCCGTTCGTCTACAGTGCAGCGCTGGATAACGGCTACACCGCCGCCAGCCTGGTGAACGACGCACCGATCGTGTTCGTCGACGAGTACCTGGACAAAGTCTGGCGCCCAAAGAACGATACCAACACCTTCCTCGGCCCGATCCGCATGCGCGAGGCGCTCTACAAGTCGCGCAACCTGGTGTCGATCCGCTTGCTGCAAGCGCTGGGCGTTGACCGCACCATCGACTACATCAGCAAGTTCGGCTTCAACAAGCAGGACCTGCCACGCAACCTGTCCCTGGCCCTGGGCACCGCGACGCTGACGCCAATGGAAATCGCTACCGGCTGGAGCACTTTCGCCAACGGCGGCTACAAGATCACCCCCTACATCATCGACAAGATCGAAAGCCGCAATGGCGACACGCTGTTCGTCGCCAACCCGCCGAGCGTCCCCAAAGGCAACGTCGTCACCGACGGTATCGCTGCCCCTGTCGCGGCCAACGCCTTCACCGTCAGCGCCACCCCCGGCGAAGCGCTGACCGCACAGCCAGCACCACAAACGCCGGCCGTGGCCGAGCGCATCGTCGATGGCCGCACCACTTACATCCTCAACAGCATGCTCGAGGACGTCATCAAACTCGGCACCGGCCGCCGCGCCCTGGCCTTGGGCCGTAGCGACATTGCGGGCAAGACCGGTACCACCAACGAGTCCAAGGATGCCTGGTTCTCCGGGTACAACGCCGATTATGTGACCACGGTCTGGACCGGTTTCGACCAGCCTGAAAGCCTGGGTCGCAAGGAGTTCGGCGGTACCGTCGCCCTGCCGATCTGGATGAGCTACATGGGCGCCGCACTCAAAGACCTGCCGCCCCACACGCAGCCGGAGCCGGAAGGCATCCTCAGTCTGCGAGTCGACCCGATCAGCGGCCGTGCAGCCAGCCCAGGCACGCCAGGCGCCTACTTCGAGCTGTTCAAGGCCGAAGACACGCCACCGTCGGCAAACGAGCTGGGCAACGGCATTGCGCCGGGAAGCCCACTGCCAGCGGATGAAGCGGCGCCGATCGATTTGTTCTGA
- a CDS encoding pilus assembly protein PilM, whose product MLGLFNKKANTLLGIDISSTSVKLLELSRQGDRYRVEAYAVEPLPTNAVVEKNIAELEGVGQALARVLLKARTNLRNVAVAVAGSAVITKTIEMDAGLSDDEMENQLKIEADQYIPYPLDEVAIDFEVQGVSARNPERVNVLLAACRKENVEVREAALALAGLTARVVDVEAYALERSYGLLARQLAASQERFTVAVVDIGATMTTLSVLHQGRIIYTREQLFGGRQLTEEIQRRYGLTIEQAGLAKKQGGLPDDYVIEVLQPFRDALVQQVSRSLQFFFASGQYSSVDHILLAGGTASVPGLDRLIEQRLGTPTQVANPFSDMTLSSKVNAGALASDAPALMIACGLALRSFD is encoded by the coding sequence GTGCTAGGACTCTTCAATAAGAAAGCCAATACGCTTCTGGGGATCGACATCAGCTCCACGTCGGTCAAGCTTCTGGAGCTAAGCCGCCAAGGCGACCGTTATCGGGTCGAGGCCTATGCGGTGGAACCTTTACCCACTAATGCGGTGGTCGAGAAAAATATCGCCGAGCTCGAAGGCGTAGGGCAGGCGCTCGCCCGCGTGTTGCTCAAGGCCAGGACCAACCTCAGGAACGTCGCCGTGGCCGTAGCCGGTTCGGCGGTGATTACCAAGACCATCGAGATGGACGCCGGTCTTTCCGACGACGAAATGGAAAACCAGCTGAAGATCGAGGCCGATCAATACATCCCTTATCCATTGGACGAAGTGGCCATCGACTTTGAGGTCCAGGGCGTTTCTGCGCGCAACCCCGAGCGGGTCAACGTGCTGCTGGCGGCCTGTCGCAAGGAAAACGTCGAGGTCCGGGAAGCGGCCCTGGCCCTGGCTGGCCTGACAGCTCGCGTGGTCGACGTGGAGGCCTATGCGCTGGAGCGTTCCTACGGATTGCTGGCGAGACAGCTGGCTGCCTCTCAGGAGCGTTTCACGGTAGCGGTGGTCGATATCGGCGCCACCATGACCACCCTGAGCGTGCTGCACCAGGGGCGGATCATCTACACCCGCGAGCAATTGTTCGGCGGTCGTCAACTCACGGAAGAAATCCAGCGACGCTATGGCCTGACCATCGAGCAGGCGGGGCTGGCGAAGAAACAGGGTGGTTTGCCGGACGATTACGTCATTGAGGTGTTACAGCCGTTTCGCGATGCGCTGGTGCAACAGGTGTCGCGTTCGTTGCAGTTTTTCTTCGCCTCCGGTCAGTACAGCTCGGTCGATCACATTCTGTTGGCTGGCGGTACCGCATCGGTCCCGGGGCTGGACCGCTTGATCGAGCAACGATTGGGTACGCCGACGCAAGTGGCCAACCCCTTTTCCGACATGACACTGAGCAGCAAGGTCAACGCCGGTGCCTTGGCCAGCGATGCGCCGGCACTGATGATCGCCTGCGGGCTGGCCCTCAGGAGTTTCGACTGA
- a CDS encoding PilN domain-containing protein produces the protein MARINLLPWREELREVRRKRFLLALVGVIVGAVGAVLIANQAISGAIDRQVARNDYIGKQIAVVDERIKQISDLKARRQQLVERMRIIQDLQGNRPISGRIFDQLARTLPDGVYFTEVNMAGKSLSITGAAESNNRVSDLMRNLDASDWFDAPSLTEVKAMTAGQLDQANVFQLTVRQTQPAAAEGGK, from the coding sequence ATGGCACGGATCAATCTTTTACCCTGGCGCGAAGAGCTGCGTGAAGTGCGCCGCAAACGCTTTCTGCTGGCGCTGGTCGGTGTGATCGTAGGGGCTGTGGGTGCTGTGCTCATCGCGAACCAGGCCATCAGTGGCGCTATCGATCGGCAAGTGGCTCGAAACGATTACATCGGCAAACAGATTGCCGTGGTTGATGAGCGGATCAAACAGATCAGCGATTTGAAGGCGCGTCGCCAGCAACTGGTCGAGCGCATGCGCATCATCCAGGACCTGCAAGGCAACCGGCCGATCAGCGGACGTATTTTCGATCAGCTGGCGCGGACGCTGCCCGACGGCGTGTATTTCACTGAGGTGAACATGGCCGGCAAATCCTTGTCCATCACCGGAGCGGCCGAGTCCAACAATCGTGTCTCGGACCTGATGCGCAATCTGGATGCGTCCGATTGGTTCGATGCGCCCAGCCTCACGGAAGTCAAGGCGATGACCGCCGGTCAGCTGGATCAGGCCAACGTCTTTCAGCTGACCGTTCGTCAGACCCAGCCCGCCGCTGCGGAGGGCGGCAAATGA
- the pilO gene encoding type 4a pilus biogenesis protein PilO: MRLSDWFESLRKIDINDLDTNNMGSWPPAIKALAGILLMMLVLSLGYSFSISDLQSHLELKREEESALKEQFANKAHMAANLELYTQQMKEMENSFGVLLRQLPSDTEVPGLLEDITRTGLGSGLEFEEIKLLPENTQQFYIELPIQITVTGAYHDLATFVSGVAGLPRIVTLHDFDLAPANPEGGSKLRMRILAKTYRYNDKGLQK; encoded by the coding sequence ATGAGGCTGTCTGACTGGTTCGAAAGCTTGCGCAAGATCGACATCAATGACCTGGACACCAATAACATGGGTTCCTGGCCGCCAGCCATCAAGGCACTGGCGGGTATCCTGCTCATGATGCTGGTGCTTTCGCTGGGCTACAGTTTTTCCATCAGCGACCTTCAGAGTCACCTCGAACTCAAGCGCGAGGAAGAGTCGGCCCTCAAGGAGCAATTCGCCAACAAGGCCCATATGGCGGCGAATCTGGAGCTGTATACGCAGCAGATGAAGGAAATGGAGAACTCCTTTGGCGTACTTCTGCGGCAATTGCCCAGCGACACCGAAGTGCCCGGCCTGCTGGAGGACATCACTCGCACCGGCCTGGGCAGTGGCCTGGAGTTCGAAGAGATCAAACTGCTACCGGAGAACACACAGCAGTTCTACATCGAGCTACCGATCCAGATCACCGTCACCGGCGCCTATCATGACCTGGCCACCTTCGTCAGCGGTGTCGCCGGGCTGCCCCGGATTGTCACCCTGCATGACTTTGACCTTGCACCGGCCAACCCGGAAGGTGGCTCGAAGTTGCGCATGAGAATCCTCGCCAAGACCTACCGCTACAACGACAAGGGGCTGCAAAAATGA
- a CDS encoding pilus assembly protein PilP, with translation MSPIRCLSMVVLVAGLAGCGGDNDFSDLDAYMNEMRLRAPGKIEPTPTFRSYPTFTYSAANLRSPFSRQIRVDLAGQKHGSRNVKPDPNRVKQYLEGFNIEQFEMVGTIANATGSFALLRGAGGVHRLKVGDYLGRNDGRIVAISGSQVDVVEIVPDGEGAWLERPRTIPLKEHS, from the coding sequence ATGAGCCCGATTCGTTGCTTGTCGATGGTTGTGTTGGTCGCCGGCCTGGCCGGTTGCGGCGGCGACAATGATTTCAGCGACCTGGATGCCTACATGAACGAAATGCGGTTGCGTGCGCCCGGCAAGATTGAACCAACGCCGACATTTCGGTCTTACCCAACATTCACCTACAGCGCCGCCAACCTGCGAAGCCCGTTTTCCCGACAGATCAGAGTCGATCTGGCCGGCCAGAAACACGGCTCGCGAAACGTCAAACCTGATCCGAATCGGGTCAAGCAGTACCTCGAAGGTTTCAACATCGAGCAGTTTGAAATGGTCGGAACGATCGCCAATGCGACCGGTTCCTTCGCGCTGCTGCGCGGGGCGGGCGGGGTGCATCGGTTGAAAGTCGGCGATTACCTGGGGCGTAACGATGGGAGGATCGTCGCCATCAGTGGTTCGCAGGTCGATGTGGTCGAAATCGTTCCCGACGGCGAAGGCGCCTGGCTGGAGCGGCCGCGGACCATCCCTTTGAAAGAACACTCATAG